One Kitasatospora sp. MAP12-44 DNA segment encodes these proteins:
- a CDS encoding carbohydrate kinase: MSITVLGECVADAFVQPSVAAGELGLRVLPGGGPANTATALARLGTPTRLLARLSADPFGALFRERLTAAGVDLGDCVAAAESSTLAIAALDANGQAGYSFHAEGTADWQWQPAELAAVDLTGTSAVHTGSLALVRAPGGRVVENFLVRARAHATISIDPNVRPLLVAPERYRERIARWCALADILRLSADDLALLRPGVTAEQACDEWHALGVPLVVLTLGEHGALASLDGVRLHVPAVRTHVVDTVGAGDAFTGALLHCLDRHGLLGGRLAGLTLEHVAEACRFAAEAAALTCAVAGAEPPRADQLGGAGRPAARDLPTDRQKLVR; this comes from the coding sequence TTGAGCATCACCGTGCTCGGCGAGTGCGTCGCCGACGCCTTCGTGCAACCCAGCGTCGCCGCGGGCGAACTCGGCCTGCGGGTGCTGCCCGGCGGCGGCCCGGCCAACACCGCCACCGCGCTGGCCCGGCTCGGCACCCCCACCCGGCTGCTCGCCCGGCTCTCCGCCGACCCGTTCGGCGCGCTGTTCCGCGAGCGGCTGACCGCCGCCGGTGTCGACCTCGGCGACTGCGTGGCCGCCGCCGAGTCGTCCACCCTGGCGATCGCCGCGCTGGATGCGAACGGGCAGGCCGGCTACTCCTTCCACGCCGAGGGCACCGCGGACTGGCAGTGGCAGCCGGCCGAGCTCGCGGCGGTCGATCTCACCGGCACGAGCGCCGTGCACACCGGCTCGCTCGCGCTGGTGCGTGCCCCCGGCGGCCGGGTGGTGGAGAACTTCCTGGTCCGTGCCCGCGCGCACGCCACCATCTCGATCGACCCCAACGTCCGCCCGCTGCTGGTCGCCCCCGAGCGCTACCGGGAGCGCATCGCCCGCTGGTGCGCCCTCGCCGACATCCTGCGCCTGTCAGCCGACGATCTCGCCCTGCTCCGTCCGGGTGTCACCGCCGAGCAGGCCTGTGACGAGTGGCACGCACTGGGCGTCCCGCTCGTCGTGCTGACCCTCGGCGAGCACGGCGCGCTGGCCTCGCTGGACGGCGTCCGGCTGCACGTGCCAGCCGTTCGTACACATGTCGTCGACACCGTGGGCGCCGGCGACGCGTTCACCGGCGCCCTGCTGCACTGCCTGGACAGGCACGGCCTGCTGGGCGGCCGACTGGCCGGCCTGACCCTCGAACACGTCGCCGAGGCCTGCCGGTTCGCAGCCGAAGCAGCGGCCCTGACCTGCGCCGTCGCCGGAGCCGAGCCGCCCCGCGCGGACCAACTGGGCGGCGCAGGCCGCCCCGCGGCGCGAGATCTTCCGACGGACCGTCAGAAACTGGTGCGGTAG
- a CDS encoding PadR family transcriptional regulator, translating into MTERSMQEPTLLLLTALADAPRHGYALIQEIAAISDGRVKMRTGTLYSALDRLLQQGLIRIERDEVIDGRARRTYALADAGRATLAAEADRLRAVVAEADRRLSTIRPTARGALA; encoded by the coding sequence ATGACAGAACGCTCCATGCAGGAGCCCACGCTGCTTCTGCTCACCGCACTGGCCGATGCCCCACGGCACGGCTACGCACTGATCCAGGAGATCGCCGCGATCTCGGACGGCCGGGTCAAGATGCGGACCGGCACGCTCTACAGCGCGCTGGACCGGCTGCTCCAGCAGGGGCTGATCCGGATCGAGCGCGACGAGGTGATCGACGGCCGCGCCCGCCGGACGTACGCTCTCGCCGACGCCGGACGCGCCACGCTGGCCGCCGAGGCCGACCGGCTGCGCGCGGTGGTGGCCGAGGCCGACCGTCGTCTGAGCACCATCCGTCCGACGGCCAGGGGGGCCCTCGCATGA
- a CDS encoding alkaline phosphatase family protein: MMGALLVVAAPAHAATTSGNLIVNGNAEAGYCTTDWTAATTMPGWSVLSGSPAVDCYSVGSFGLPSGTDAGKAFFGPGNQGDGAMQQSVDVSSAATAIDGGGVSYNLSGLLGGWTTYAGYVQVSLQFKGATGQQLGSTANLPTVSAADRSNTTSMLARSATGAVPAGTRSIQVEAQFLNSSGESGYLDNLSLTLNTPVTAAVLAPPVSQVPGYDHVFTVMMENTDYSEVMGDPADTPYIHSLMAQGANMTNQHGVYHPSDENYLAVAGGDTYTTGAIYWPNIKNPATNLGDTVEAAGKTWKAYEQGMGTPCNTTTQYDAKYEPDDAPFINYTDISGNPTRCAAHLFDTTQLTTDLKSAATTPNFSWIAADDYYDGEASGNGNATSLKTQDTWLQQTLAPIMQSPAWTTQKSLILLTWDEDSGEADNHIATVVVGSQGTVPAGTSSTSRYDHYSTARTIEAALGLPGITANDTYATPLNDAFKPSSAPAPTTTLTTATPSVSNGSSVTFQYATPAATTSSTNWIGIYPVGVTPGQQSSLTWQYAPNSSGSLTFNTSSLSGPGSYAVWYLYNDGYTALAGPLTLTVS, translated from the coding sequence ATGATGGGTGCCCTGCTCGTGGTCGCCGCGCCCGCACACGCGGCCACCACCAGCGGCAATCTGATCGTCAACGGCAACGCCGAGGCCGGTTACTGCACCACCGACTGGACCGCGGCGACCACCATGCCCGGCTGGTCGGTGCTCTCCGGCAGCCCGGCCGTCGACTGCTACTCGGTCGGCAGCTTCGGCCTGCCGAGCGGCACCGACGCCGGCAAGGCCTTCTTCGGCCCCGGCAACCAGGGCGACGGCGCGATGCAGCAGAGCGTCGACGTCTCCTCCGCGGCCACCGCCATCGACGGTGGCGGCGTCAGCTACAACCTGTCCGGCCTGCTCGGCGGCTGGACCACCTACGCGGGCTACGTGCAGGTCTCGCTGCAGTTCAAGGGCGCCACCGGCCAGCAGCTCGGCTCCACGGCGAACCTGCCCACCGTCTCGGCCGCCGACCGCTCCAACACCACCTCGATGCTGGCCCGCAGCGCCACCGGCGCCGTGCCGGCGGGCACCCGCTCGATCCAGGTCGAGGCGCAGTTCCTGAACAGCTCGGGCGAGTCCGGCTACCTGGACAACCTCTCGCTCACCCTGAACACCCCGGTCACGGCGGCCGTCCTCGCCCCGCCGGTCTCCCAGGTGCCCGGCTACGACCACGTCTTCACGGTCATGATGGAGAACACCGACTACAGCGAGGTGATGGGCGACCCGGCCGACACCCCGTACATCCACAGCCTGATGGCGCAGGGCGCCAACATGACCAACCAGCACGGCGTCTACCACCCCAGCGACGAGAACTACCTGGCCGTCGCGGGCGGTGACACGTACACCACCGGCGCGATCTACTGGCCCAACATCAAGAACCCGGCCACCAACCTGGGCGACACGGTGGAGGCGGCCGGCAAGACCTGGAAGGCGTACGAGCAGGGCATGGGCACGCCCTGCAACACCACCACCCAGTACGACGCCAAGTACGAGCCGGACGACGCGCCCTTCATCAACTACACCGACATCAGCGGCAATCCGACCCGCTGCGCGGCGCACCTCTTCGACACCACCCAGCTGACCACCGACCTGAAGAGCGCGGCCACCACGCCGAACTTCTCCTGGATCGCGGCCGACGACTACTACGACGGCGAGGCCTCCGGCAACGGAAACGCCACCAGCCTGAAGACCCAGGACACCTGGCTGCAGCAGACCCTGGCGCCGATCATGCAGTCCCCGGCCTGGACCACCCAGAAGTCGCTGATCCTGCTCACCTGGGACGAGGACAGCGGCGAGGCGGACAACCACATCGCCACCGTCGTCGTCGGCTCGCAGGGCACCGTCCCGGCGGGCACCAGCAGCACCAGCCGCTACGACCACTACAGCACCGCCCGCACCATCGAGGCGGCGCTCGGCCTGCCCGGCATCACCGCCAACGACACCTACGCCACGCCGCTCAACGACGCCTTCAAGCCGAGCTCGGCCCCCGCGCCGACCACCACGCTGACCACCGCAACGCCGAGTGTCAGCAACGGCTCCAGCGTCACCTTCCAGTACGCGACGCCGGCCGCGACCACCAGCTCGACCAACTGGATCGGCATCTACCCGGTGGGCGTGACGCCCGGCCAGCAGTCCTCGCTGACCTGGCAGTACGCCCCCAACAGCAGCGGCAGCCTGACCTTCAACACCAGCAGCCTCTCCGGCCCCGGCAGTTACGCGGTCTGGTACCTGTACAACGACGGCTACACCGCGCTGGCCGGCCCGCTCACCCTCACCGTGAGCTGA
- a CDS encoding ATP-binding protein gives MTSEIALAQSTDSTPQFAALFGSSRRGARLARLAAARRLTEWGWDRADEPFQNAVLIVAELAANAVTHGHVRGRDFHLLLGLWPHPVAGATLRIEVSDSRGERLPVLSGAATADLESGRGLLLVAGLADRWGSEPRPPSGKTVWCEVDLWGGAAGVGWEGEESA, from the coding sequence ATGACGTCCGAAATTGCTCTTGCCCAATCGACCGACAGCACACCGCAGTTCGCCGCTCTGTTCGGGTCCAGTCGGCGCGGCGCGCGGCTGGCCCGGCTGGCCGCTGCGCGCCGGCTGACCGAGTGGGGCTGGGACCGCGCTGACGAGCCGTTCCAGAACGCCGTCCTGATCGTGGCCGAACTCGCGGCGAACGCGGTCACGCACGGTCACGTCCGTGGGCGGGACTTCCACCTGCTGCTCGGGCTCTGGCCGCACCCGGTCGCCGGTGCGACCTTGCGCATCGAGGTGTCGGACTCGCGGGGTGAGCGGCTGCCGGTGCTGTCCGGCGCGGCGACGGCTGATCTGGAGTCCGGGCGGGGGCTGCTGCTGGTCGCCGGGCTGGCCGATCGGTGGGGGAGTGAGCCGCGGCCGCCGTCCGGGAAAACGGTGTGGTGTGAGGTTGATCTTTGGGGTGGTGCGGCGGGGGTCGGTTGGGAGGGGGAGGAATCGGCATAG
- a CDS encoding SsgA family sporulation/cell division regulator, translating into MPRDPLSASPHAPQPARSGLPALPHLRQALPVEDVLTLRIALGSDRVGTVPTRFRYEPRRPYEVLVTFHLGRPDEVDWVFSRDLLRDGLRGLTGHGDVRLWPAHCPCHGATLHLALESPYGSALLEASAPRIRQWLERTYAEVPEGTEPDCGPTDAQLSQFLFGDR; encoded by the coding sequence ATGCCGCGCGATCCACTGTCCGCCAGTCCCCATGCCCCGCAGCCGGCCCGCTCCGGCCTGCCCGCTCTGCCGCACCTGCGCCAGGCCCTCCCGGTGGAGGACGTCCTGACCCTGCGTATCGCCCTCGGGAGCGACCGGGTCGGCACCGTGCCCACCCGCTTCCGCTACGAGCCGCGGCGGCCCTACGAGGTCCTGGTCACCTTCCACCTCGGCCGCCCGGACGAGGTGGACTGGGTCTTCTCCCGGGACCTGCTCCGCGACGGCCTGCGCGGCCTGACCGGCCACGGCGACGTCCGGCTCTGGCCCGCGCACTGCCCCTGCCATGGCGCGACCCTGCACCTGGCGCTGGAATCCCCGTACGGCAGCGCCCTGTTGGAGGCGTCCGCGCCGAGGATCCGGCAGTGGCTGGAGCGCACCTACGCCGAGGTCCCGGAGGGCACCGAGCCGGACTGCGGGCCCACCGACGCCCAGTTGTCGCAGTTCCTCTTCGGCGACCGCTGA
- a CDS encoding GAF domain-containing protein, which translates to MRDSAHLGRTGEVSREATAQLAKAHEDVVTGNIPRQAPRPEIGDSWERVRRLGLDPEHGRTPEHLSTAEVEHRRRSSGLDAVLPALRSTLLDPTTDLPLILAVADSQGDVLWHEGPRQLRRSADLIGFMTGGRWGEESVGTNGIGTALRTGRPLRVHSAEHYLRNQHSWTCVSAPVRDPRTGRVAGVVDLSGPARGVHPQLLALAVTAARLAETELRAAQLESLHRLRTVAAPVLAQSLGPALVVDRDGWTAATAGLPPVTRLRLPTDGWGSASVHWLPSLGECAVEPLADGWLVRPLNGSAHAVSEQAEGARLVLDLSRTDRPGQTAAELADGLFGEPSRTVTVRAELSRLRRYLGGLLEHRPYRFAASVQVEVVGPADPYQLLPSSSAPGVRRLRALLDGGSVLLPGCREMGTGTPVDDPDRHVPGPRRQQDDAVTA; encoded by the coding sequence ATGCGGGACTCCGCACACCTGGGCCGGACCGGCGAGGTCTCCCGCGAGGCGACCGCCCAGCTGGCCAAGGCGCATGAGGACGTCGTCACCGGGAACATCCCCCGCCAGGCGCCGCGCCCCGAGATCGGCGACTCCTGGGAGCGGGTGCGCCGGCTCGGTCTCGACCCCGAACACGGCCGTACCCCCGAGCATCTGAGCACCGCCGAGGTCGAGCACCGCCGCCGCTCCAGCGGACTGGACGCCGTGCTGCCGGCCCTGCGCAGCACCCTGCTCGACCCGACCACCGACCTGCCGCTGATCCTCGCCGTCGCCGACTCGCAGGGCGACGTGCTCTGGCACGAGGGCCCGCGCCAACTGCGCCGCAGCGCCGACCTGATCGGCTTCATGACCGGCGGGCGCTGGGGCGAGGAGTCGGTAGGTACCAACGGCATCGGCACCGCGCTGCGCACCGGCCGCCCGCTGCGGGTGCACTCCGCCGAGCACTACCTGCGCAACCAGCACTCCTGGACCTGCGTCTCCGCCCCGGTCCGCGACCCGCGCACCGGCCGGGTGGCCGGCGTGGTGGACCTCAGCGGCCCGGCCCGCGGCGTCCACCCGCAGCTGCTCGCGCTGGCCGTCACCGCCGCCCGGCTGGCCGAGACCGAGCTGCGGGCCGCCCAGTTGGAGTCGCTGCACCGGCTGCGCACCGTCGCGGCCCCGGTGCTCGCGCAGTCCCTGGGCCCGGCGCTGGTGGTGGACCGGGACGGCTGGACGGCCGCCACCGCGGGCCTGCCGCCGGTCACCCGGCTTCGTCTGCCCACCGACGGCTGGGGCTCCGCCTCGGTGCACTGGCTGCCCTCGCTGGGCGAGTGCGCCGTCGAACCGCTCGCCGACGGCTGGCTGGTTCGCCCGCTGAACGGCTCGGCCCACGCCGTCTCCGAGCAGGCCGAGGGCGCCCGGCTGGTGCTCGACCTCAGCCGCACCGACCGGCCCGGGCAGACCGCCGCCGAGCTGGCGGACGGCCTGTTCGGCGAGCCCAGCCGGACGGTCACGGTGCGCGCCGAACTCTCCCGGCTACGGCGCTACCTGGGCGGGCTGCTGGAGCACCGGCCCTACCGCTTCGCCGCCTCCGTGCAGGTCGAGGTGGTCGGCCCGGCCGACCCGTACCAACTGCTGCCGTCCTCCTCCGCGCCCGGGGTCCGCCGGCTGCGGGCCCTGTTGGACGGAGGATCGGTTCTGCTGCCCGGCTGCCGCGAGATGGGCACCGGAACGCCGGTGGACGACCCCGACCGGCACGTCCCGGGCCCGCGCAGACAGCAGGACGACGCGGTGACCGCATGA
- a CDS encoding BlaI/MecI/CopY family transcriptional regulator, whose protein sequence is MPELPARRPSGELEAQVLAALWAAHQPLTPQDVQLALGSGLARTTIATILARLHDKGTVGRTRAGRAYAYTPTVRDPAGLAARRMRTELDREADRSTVLARFVSDLSDDDERLLRELLSEGPETRESSGP, encoded by the coding sequence ATGCCAGAGTTGCCCGCGCGCCGCCCCTCCGGAGAGCTCGAAGCCCAGGTGCTCGCCGCGCTCTGGGCCGCCCACCAGCCGCTCACCCCGCAGGACGTCCAGCTCGCCCTCGGCAGCGGCCTGGCCCGCACCACCATCGCCACGATCCTGGCCCGGCTGCACGACAAGGGCACCGTCGGACGGACCCGGGCCGGGCGCGCGTACGCCTACACCCCGACCGTGCGCGACCCCGCCGGCCTGGCCGCCCGCCGGATGCGCACCGAGCTGGACCGCGAGGCGGACCGCTCGACCGTGCTGGCCCGCTTCGTCTCCGACCTCTCGGACGACGACGAGCGCCTGCTGCGCGAACTGCTGAGCGAGGGTCCCGAGACCCGCGAGAGCAGCGGCCCGTGA
- a CDS encoding DedA family protein: MPSTLLAVNVLDASSLLAAFGALGIAVVLFAETGLLVGFFLPGDSLLFTAGLLCVPGTTSGPRLHLWQVLPAALVGALVGAQVGYLIGARGGQALLRRSKNKSLHHGVERAEQLLADYGYGKAIVLARFIPVVRTVLNPMCGALEVPWRTFTLWQVVGGALWSIGVVMAGYALGSSVPNIDTYLLPIIGLVVVVSVIPIALELLRARKAARAADSADHGHDHGRGGDA, from the coding sequence ATGCCGTCCACGCTCCTTGCCGTCAACGTGTTGGACGCCTCGTCGCTGCTCGCAGCGTTCGGCGCGCTGGGCATCGCCGTCGTGCTGTTCGCGGAGACGGGGCTGCTGGTCGGCTTCTTCCTGCCCGGCGACTCGCTGCTCTTCACCGCGGGCCTGCTCTGCGTGCCCGGCACCACCAGCGGACCGCGGCTGCACCTGTGGCAGGTGCTGCCCGCCGCGCTGGTCGGCGCGCTGGTCGGCGCCCAGGTCGGTTATCTGATCGGCGCCCGCGGTGGCCAGGCGCTGCTGCGCCGCTCCAAGAACAAGAGCCTGCACCACGGGGTCGAGCGCGCCGAGCAGCTGCTGGCCGACTACGGCTACGGCAAGGCCATCGTGCTGGCCCGCTTCATCCCGGTGGTGCGCACGGTGCTCAATCCGATGTGCGGAGCACTGGAGGTGCCGTGGCGCACCTTCACGCTCTGGCAGGTGGTCGGCGGCGCGCTGTGGTCGATCGGCGTCGTCATGGCCGGATACGCGCTCGGTTCGTCGGTACCCAACATCGACACATATCTGCTCCCGATCATCGGTCTGGTAGTAGTTGTCTCTGTGATCCCGATTGCGCTCGAATTGCTCCGCGCCCGCAAGGCGGCCCGCGCCGCCGACTCCGCCGACCACGGCCACGACCACGGCCGCGGGGGTGATGCCTGA
- a CDS encoding peptide chain release factor 3: MSNELSASTIQVLDEAGRRRTFAVISHPDAGKSTLTEALALHAHAITSAGAVHGKGGRRGVTSDWMELERDRGISVTSAALQFDHRGHVMNLVDTPGHADFSEDTYRVLAAVDCAIMLVDAAKGLEEQTRKLFAVCRHRGVPVITFINKWDRRGREALALLDDIETHLGITPVPVVWPVGDAGNLRGLVQADNTEQMLRFTKVPAGTHAAIEETLTAEQAVEQEGETWENALEELELVLSSGPGYDQEAFEAGKISPVFFGAALTNIGVKLLLDAVVDLAPAPGPRPLAKGGAREVESEFSGLVFKIQANMDPAHRDRIAFVRVCSGVFERGMNVTRAASGRSFATKYAHTVFGAERTVVDTAYPGDVVGLINAAALRVGDTLYTGKKAEFPPLPAFAPEYFAVARPKDISRSKQFRKGVSQLDEEGVVQVLVSDRRGDQAPVMAAVGPMQFDVVLHRMEHEFSSPITLDHLSYRLARVTDTVGAAELGKARLTDGEVLTRRSDNVLLALFADKWHLNAFQRAKPDILLEPLIATAD, from the coding sequence TTGAGCAACGAACTGTCCGCCAGCACGATCCAGGTCCTCGACGAGGCCGGCCGTCGCCGGACCTTCGCCGTCATCAGCCACCCCGACGCCGGCAAGTCGACGCTGACCGAGGCGCTGGCGCTGCACGCGCACGCGATCACCTCGGCCGGCGCCGTGCACGGCAAGGGCGGCCGGCGCGGCGTCACCAGCGACTGGATGGAGCTGGAGCGCGACCGCGGCATCTCGGTGACCTCGGCGGCACTGCAGTTCGACCACCGCGGCCATGTGATGAACCTGGTCGACACCCCCGGCCACGCCGACTTCTCCGAGGACACCTACCGGGTACTCGCCGCGGTGGACTGCGCGATCATGCTGGTCGACGCCGCCAAGGGCCTGGAGGAGCAGACCCGCAAGCTCTTCGCGGTCTGCCGCCACCGCGGCGTCCCGGTGATCACCTTCATCAACAAGTGGGACCGCCGGGGCCGCGAGGCGCTCGCCCTGCTGGACGACATCGAGACCCACCTCGGCATCACGCCGGTGCCGGTGGTGTGGCCGGTCGGCGACGCCGGCAACCTGCGCGGCCTGGTGCAGGCCGACAACACCGAGCAGATGCTCCGCTTCACCAAGGTCCCGGCCGGCACCCACGCCGCCATCGAGGAGACCCTCACCGCCGAGCAGGCCGTCGAGCAGGAGGGCGAGACCTGGGAGAACGCCCTGGAGGAGCTGGAGCTGGTGCTCTCCTCCGGTCCCGGGTACGACCAGGAGGCCTTCGAGGCCGGCAAGATCAGCCCGGTCTTCTTCGGCGCCGCGCTGACCAACATCGGCGTGAAGCTGCTGCTGGACGCCGTCGTCGACCTGGCCCCGGCGCCCGGCCCGCGCCCGCTGGCCAAGGGCGGCGCCCGCGAGGTGGAGTCCGAGTTCTCCGGTCTGGTCTTCAAGATCCAGGCCAACATGGACCCGGCGCACCGCGACCGGATCGCCTTCGTCCGGGTCTGCTCGGGCGTCTTCGAGCGCGGTATGAACGTCACCCGCGCCGCCAGCGGCCGCTCCTTCGCCACCAAGTACGCGCACACCGTCTTCGGCGCCGAGCGCACCGTCGTCGACACCGCCTACCCCGGCGACGTGGTCGGCCTGATCAACGCCGCGGCGCTGCGGGTCGGCGACACCCTCTACACCGGCAAGAAGGCGGAGTTCCCGCCGCTGCCCGCGTTCGCCCCCGAGTACTTCGCGGTCGCCCGCCCCAAGGACATCAGCCGCTCCAAGCAGTTCCGCAAGGGCGTCTCGCAGCTCGACGAGGAGGGCGTGGTCCAGGTGCTGGTCTCCGACCGGCGCGGCGACCAGGCGCCGGTGATGGCGGCGGTCGGGCCGATGCAGTTCGACGTCGTGCTGCACCGCATGGAGCACGAGTTCTCCTCCCCGATCACCCTGGACCACCTGTCCTACCGGCTGGCCCGGGTGACCGACACGGTCGGCGCGGCCGAGCTCGGCAAGGCCCGCCTGACGGACGGCGAGGTGCTGACCCGCCGCTCGGACAACGTGCTGCTCGCGCTGTTCGCCGACAAGTGGCACCTGAACGCCTTCCAGCGCGCCAAGCCGGACATCCTGCTGGAGCCGCTGATCGCGACCGCCGACTAG
- a CDS encoding M48 family metalloprotease, with the protein MNIAVWAPFLVPFLAAPVARRLADALRPRAAAWMLTATMVGLAAASTVSLGLLAVAGLLRIPLVAALGHLSLPWLSHASPSAVLMAGPAAGALLVACGLALRTAQLHYTDLRRARAAVDGGATRRPWSLTSLTSLTSLTSLASLASLVRPEHPLAVLDDDRADAYALPGRPGRIVVTAGMLRALPAPERAALLAHERAHLACRHHLFLAAAAYAAVIHPALRQLSTPLGFHLERWADECAARAVGDRAVTARAVGRAALAAARTPRPARPFLAPAAAAGPVPRRVAALLSPHPRTGARRRSAAALALVACLAVSATATLDATTDLHRAVETAQASTPQR; encoded by the coding sequence GTGAACATCGCCGTCTGGGCGCCCTTCCTGGTCCCCTTCCTCGCCGCCCCCGTCGCCCGCCGACTGGCCGACGCGCTGCGCCCGCGCGCCGCCGCCTGGATGCTCACCGCGACGATGGTCGGGCTGGCCGCGGCCAGCACCGTCTCGCTGGGCCTGCTCGCGGTGGCCGGCCTGCTGCGGATCCCGCTGGTGGCCGCGCTCGGCCACCTCTCGCTGCCCTGGCTCAGCCACGCCTCGCCGAGCGCCGTCCTGATGGCCGGACCGGCCGCCGGCGCGCTGCTGGTAGCCTGCGGGCTGGCGCTGCGCACCGCGCAGCTGCACTACACCGACCTGCGCCGGGCCCGCGCGGCGGTCGACGGCGGCGCCACCCGCCGCCCCTGGTCCCTCACCTCCCTCACCTCTCTCACCTCCCTCACCTCCCTCGCGTCCCTCGCGTCCCTCGTACGGCCCGAGCACCCGCTCGCCGTCCTGGACGACGACCGCGCCGACGCCTACGCGCTGCCCGGCCGCCCGGGCCGGATCGTGGTCACCGCCGGCATGCTGCGCGCCCTGCCCGCACCCGAACGGGCCGCGCTGCTCGCCCACGAACGGGCCCACCTGGCCTGCCGCCACCACCTCTTCCTGGCCGCCGCCGCCTACGCCGCGGTGATCCACCCGGCGCTGCGCCAGCTGAGCACGCCGCTCGGCTTCCACCTGGAGCGCTGGGCCGACGAGTGCGCCGCCCGCGCGGTCGGCGACCGGGCGGTGACCGCCCGCGCGGTCGGCCGGGCCGCGCTGGCCGCCGCCCGTACGCCGCGCCCGGCCCGGCCGTTCCTGGCCCCGGCGGCGGCGGCCGGGCCGGTCCCCCGCCGGGTCGCCGCGCTGCTCTCCCCGCACCCGCGCACCGGCGCCCGGCGCCGCTCGGCGGCCGCACTGGCACTGGTGGCCTGCCTGGCGGTCAGCGCGACCGCTACCTTGGACGCCACCACCGACCTGCACCGCGCGGTGGAGACCGCCCAGGCCTCCACCCCGCAGCGCTGA
- a CDS encoding TerD family protein: MTQGGNAPLTAARVIVEVAAPKRLDVSALLLTTAGRVRSDADFVFFNAPQGPGVTHRPAAGGSPDAITVDTWAVPAEIDKVVVTASLDARGAIFAGSEPTATVRDADSGQVLVTFTPPKLSRETALVVVEVYRRGAQWKVRAVGQGYANGLAGLATDFGVSVDRPTAAAAPPAAAAAPPRPAFAPPRPSTPPAPPAPNGPPAPNAPNTPPAPPARPTAPPSTGGPSKVTLDKGRISLVKGGSVSLVKNGRPFLSSVRMGLGWEPARHGRNVDLDASCIAFDAQRERLETAWFMKLQVFNGSIQHSGDNLTGGGSGDDESITVHLEGLPAEVCGLVFVVNSFSGQKFTEVKDAYCRLLDATSGQELVRFDLTNAEPHTGVVMCKLVRQFSGEWVMTAIGEYVDSKTARGMVQPAAALL, translated from the coding sequence CTGACCCAGGGCGGCAACGCCCCGCTCACCGCCGCCCGGGTGATCGTTGAGGTCGCAGCGCCCAAGCGTCTGGACGTCTCGGCCCTGCTGCTCACGACCGCGGGCAGGGTCCGCTCGGACGCCGACTTCGTCTTCTTCAACGCCCCGCAGGGCCCCGGCGTGACCCATCGCCCCGCCGCCGGCGGCTCCCCCGACGCGATCACCGTGGACACCTGGGCGGTCCCCGCGGAGATCGACAAGGTCGTGGTGACGGCCAGCCTGGACGCCCGCGGTGCCATCTTCGCGGGCAGCGAGCCGACCGCGACCGTCCGGGACGCCGACAGCGGCCAGGTGCTGGTCACGTTCACGCCGCCCAAGCTGAGCCGGGAGACCGCCCTGGTGGTGGTCGAGGTCTACCGGCGCGGCGCGCAGTGGAAGGTCCGCGCGGTCGGGCAGGGCTACGCGAACGGTCTTGCGGGCCTGGCCACCGACTTCGGCGTCTCGGTCGACCGTCCGACGGCCGCGGCGGCGCCCCCGGCCGCAGCCGCCGCCCCGCCGAGGCCCGCGTTCGCCCCGCCGAGGCCCTCGACGCCGCCCGCACCGCCCGCACCGAACGGCCCGCCCGCCCCGAACGCACCGAACACACCGCCCGCCCCGCCCGCGAGGCCGACGGCGCCGCCCTCGACAGGCGGGCCGTCCAAGGTCACCCTCGACAAGGGCCGGATCTCGCTGGTCAAGGGCGGCTCGGTCTCGCTGGTCAAGAACGGCCGCCCGTTCCTCTCCTCGGTCCGGATGGGCCTGGGCTGGGAGCCCGCCCGACACGGCCGCAACGTCGACCTGGACGCCTCCTGCATCGCCTTCGACGCCCAGCGCGAACGGCTGGAGACCGCCTGGTTCATGAAGCTGCAGGTCTTCAACGGCTCGATCCAGCACAGCGGCGACAACCTGACCGGTGGCGGCAGCGGCGACGACGAGTCGATCACCGTGCACCTGGAGGGCCTGCCGGCCGAGGTCTGCGGGCTGGTCTTCGTGGTCAACTCCTTCTCCGGCCAGAAGTTCACCGAGGTCAAGGACGCCTACTGCCGGCTGCTGGACGCCACCAGCGGCCAGGAGCTGGTGCGCTTCGACCTCACCAACGCCGAGCCGCACACCGGCGTGGTGATGTGCAAGCTGGTCCGGCAGTTCTCGGGTGAGTGGGTGATGACCGCCATCGGCGAGTACGTGGACTCCAAGACCGCCCGCGGCATGGTGCAGCCGGCCGCCGCACTGCTCTGA
- a CDS encoding alpha-N-acetylglucosaminidase C-terminal domain-containing protein, whose protein sequence is MVGVTRSRWPGRPGRSRWRGRRWGRCWTGWAAYFASLDRALSTRTDPAPIDWFALEDDWARSTTRYPVVPSGDPVALAREVATAVAG, encoded by the coding sequence ATGGTGGGGGTGACGCGTTCTCGGTGGCCGGGGAGGCCGGGGCGGTCGAGGTGGCGGGGACGTCGGTGGGGGCGCTGCTGGACCGGCTGGGCGGCCTACTTCGCCTCGCTGGACCGGGCGTTGAGCACCCGCACCGACCCGGCGCCGATCGACTGGTTCGCGCTGGAGGACGACTGGGCGCGCTCGACCACGCGCTACCCGGTCGTCCCGTCCGGCGACCCCGTGGCGCTGGCCCGCGAGGTCGCCACTGCGGTGGCGGGGTGA